ACGATCACAATTGTATACTCGCGGCGCAGCTCGAACATCAGCTCCTCGATCTTCAGCGTCGAGATCGGGTCGAGCGCCGAACACGGCTCGTCCATCAGAATAATCTCGGGCTCGACTGCCAGCGCGCGCGCGATGCACAGGCGCTGCTGCTGCCCGCCCGAGAGCGCCGTGCCCGGCTGCTGTAGTTTGTCCTTCACGTCGTCCCACAGTGCGGCGCTGCGCAGCGCCCGCTCAACCAGCTCGTCCATGGCGGCTTTATTGCCGCGCCAGCCGTTCACCTTTGGCCCGAACGCGATATTGTCGTAGATCGATTTCGGGAATGGGTTGGGCTTCTGAAAGACCATGCCGATGCGCCGGCGCACCTCGACCGCATCGACATCGGGCGTGTACAGGTTCTTATTATGAAACAGCACCTGGCCTTCGAGCCGCGTGCCCGCTACCAGGTCGTTCATGCGGTTGAAGCAGCGCAGCACCGTGCTTTTGCCGCAGCCCGACGGGCCGATCAGTGCGGTGATCTTCTGCGGGATGATCCCCAGCGAAATATCTTTCACTGCGCGGAATGCGCCGTAGTAAAAGTGCATGTTGCGCGTCTCGATCGCGTAGTTGCCTGTGTGATCGAGTGTCGCAGCCCGCTCGGCGGGCGCAGGCATGATCGCAGTCATCTATGTGCTCCTGCGGTAACGGTTGCGTAGCCAGATTGCCAGGGCATTGAGCGTTAGCAGCAGCGCCAGCAGCACCAGAATGGCCGCCGCCGCCGCATTGCGGAAGGTCTGCTCGGGCCGCGAGGTCCAGTCGTAGATCTGTATCGGCAGAACCGTAAACTTCGAGAATGGGCCGCTTGGATCGAATACGATGAAGGTCGACGCGCCAACCACAATCAGCGGCGCGGTTTCGCCAATCGCGCGCGACATTGCCAGAATTGTGCCGGTGAGAATGCCGGGCACAGCCTGCGGCAGCACATGGCTCCAGATCGTCTGCCACTTGGTGGCGCCCAGGCCATAGCTGGCCATGCGCAGCGAGTTAGGCACCGCGCGGATCGCCTCCTGGGCATTGATGATGATCA
The sequence above is drawn from the Candidatus Kouleothrix ribensis genome and encodes:
- a CDS encoding phosphate ABC transporter ATP-binding protein; protein product: MPAPAERAATLDHTGNYAIETRNMHFYYGAFRAVKDISLGIIPQKITALIGPSGCGKSTVLRCFNRMNDLVAGTRLEGQVLFHNKNLYTPDVDAVEVRRRIGMVFQKPNPFPKSIYDNIAFGPKVNGWRGNKAAMDELVERALRSAALWDDVKDKLQQPGTALSGGQQQRLCIARALAVEPEIILMDEPCSALDPISTLKIEELMFELRREYTIVIVTHNMQQAARASDYTAFFLMDSADRAGQLIEYGPSERLFTNPHDKRTEEYITGRFG